One region of Termitidicoccus mucosus genomic DNA includes:
- a CDS encoding pyocin knob domain-containing protein: MKNKIQSLIATLAAMLLAACTSTAAPPANSFELQQRNAAGTEWVDRSVTPQPNSLLSFGADRVPGTTAIATFAQAADLSLLGSAVSTIQSQLADLNTDVSDLSAQLAGKASMQAVSNLSADLAGYAVTLDELGQALTSHTAAANPHPQYALPPRLAPAVQYGGIGLADWNDALEAGIAYGGDTAAHAPDVGWFYGWVVGIQPDYVTQYAAHAGTGALYTRIKSVGVWGNWTRILTDAPANGSEYVRKNSAWVVATGGGGPSSLPATGINSAIYERSNETPNDELFITGSGAGGIGFQAGAFTFYGTSAYGAVTLYNTSGTGSFGGGMLLRGVKAGASALDAVNKSQLDTKQNMLTIDESVDQGSSNPVSGNAVWNAVDVVETNVNYLLYDIVPDQNSGAIIKKWYGTQAEYDAIPVKDSNTEYNIFEQ; the protein is encoded by the coding sequence ATGAAAAACAAAATTCAATCCCTCATCGCCACCCTTGCAGCGATGTTGCTCGCGGCCTGCACGAGCACGGCCGCTCCCCCTGCAAACTCCTTCGAGCTCCAACAGCGCAACGCCGCCGGCACCGAGTGGGTCGATCGCTCCGTCACTCCGCAGCCCAACAGCCTGCTCTCCTTTGGTGCCGATCGCGTGCCGGGCACCACCGCGATCGCGACCTTCGCCCAGGCCGCCGATCTCTCGCTGCTCGGCTCGGCTGTATCCACGATCCAATCACAGCTCGCCGACCTCAACACCGATGTGTCCGACCTCTCCGCGCAGCTCGCCGGCAAAGCGTCCATGCAGGCCGTCTCCAACCTCTCCGCCGATCTCGCCGGCTACGCCGTCACCCTCGACGAGCTCGGGCAGGCTCTCACCTCGCACACTGCCGCGGCGAATCCTCATCCGCAGTATGCGCTGCCGCCGAGGCTTGCGCCTGCTGTGCAATACGGTGGTATCGGTCTTGCAGATTGGAACGATGCCCTTGAAGCCGGGATTGCGTATGGCGGTGACACAGCTGCTCATGCTCCTGATGTTGGTTGGTTTTACGGGTGGGTCGTCGGCATTCAGCCTGACTATGTAACACAATATGCCGCGCACGCTGGGACTGGAGCCCTTTACACTCGTATTAAAAGTGTCGGTGTATGGGGCAATTGGACTCGCATCCTCACCGACGCTCCTGCCAACGGCAGCGAGTATGTCCGGAAGAACAGCGCATGGGTGGTGGCGACGGGCGGCGGCGGGCCTTCCTCTCTTCCCGCCACCGGAATCAACAGCGCGATTTACGAGCGGTCGAATGAGACGCCCAATGACGAGCTTTTTATAACAGGGAGCGGGGCCGGCGGCATCGGCTTTCAGGCTGGCGCGTTCACTTTCTACGGCACATCGGCCTATGGTGCGGTGACGCTCTACAACACCTCCGGCACGGGGTCTTTTGGCGGCGGCATGCTACTGCGCGGCGTGAAAGCGGGCGCGAGCGCGCTCGATGCCGTAAACAAATCCCAGCTCGATACGAAGCAAAACATGTTAACCATTGACGAGAGTGTCGACCAAGGCAGCTCCAACCCGGTTTCGGGCAACGCGGTGTGGAACGCGGTTGATGTGGTGGAAACCAACGTCAACTACCTGCTCTACGATATCGTGCCCGACCAGAACAGCGGCGCGATCATCAAGAAATGGTATGGCACGCAGGCGGAATACGACGCCATCCCCGTCAAGGATTCGAACACGGAATACAACATTTTCGAGCAATAA